From Terriglobia bacterium, the proteins below share one genomic window:
- a CDS encoding amidohydrolase family protein — protein MKASAQTRPAPILDMHLHAFRAADQGPPPVSICVPLSIPPAENGANWGAAFGAFLKNPTCAHPIHSPLTDKELMDRTLAIMERRNVIGVASGPLVNEWRKVSGDRIIPGLFFDLGPGAPSAGEMRALFKAGRYSVLGEVIIQYQGIEPGDAKFEPYLALAEEMDIPVGIHVGPGPPGAPYLGFQGYRARLHSPLVVEEALLRHPRLRMWLMHAGWPMLDDLLAVLWTHPQLYVDVGVISFGIPRPVFHRYLRSLVETGFGNRVMFGSDQMVWPEALEVAIQSIETATFLTPAQKRDILYNNAARFLRLSREQIARHNGRK, from the coding sequence ATGAAGGCATCCGCGCAGACCCGGCCCGCACCTATTCTCGACATGCATCTTCATGCCTTTCGAGCGGCGGACCAGGGGCCGCCCCCGGTCAGTATTTGTGTTCCACTCTCGATACCCCCCGCTGAGAACGGCGCAAACTGGGGAGCCGCGTTCGGCGCATTTCTCAAGAATCCGACGTGCGCGCATCCGATTCATTCTCCTCTCACGGATAAGGAGCTGATGGACCGGACCCTCGCGATCATGGAACGTAGGAACGTCATCGGAGTAGCCAGCGGTCCTTTGGTAAACGAGTGGCGCAAAGTCAGCGGCGACCGGATCATTCCCGGCCTATTTTTCGACCTAGGTCCCGGAGCACCCTCCGCAGGGGAAATGCGAGCCCTTTTCAAAGCTGGCCGGTACTCCGTCCTCGGCGAGGTGATTATCCAGTACCAGGGGATCGAGCCGGGAGATGCGAAATTCGAGCCCTACCTTGCGTTGGCCGAGGAGATGGACATCCCAGTTGGGATCCACGTCGGCCCTGGGCCTCCGGGCGCTCCATACCTGGGTTTCCAAGGATATCGGGCCCGACTCCACAGCCCGCTTGTGGTGGAAGAAGCACTCCTCCGGCATCCCCGGCTGCGCATGTGGTTGATGCACGCCGGATGGCCCATGCTCGACGACCTCCTGGCGGTGCTGTGGACGCACCCGCAGCTGTACGTCGACGTTGGCGTGATCAGCTTCGGTATTCCCCGTCCGGTCTTTCATAGGTATCTACGAAGCCTAGTGGAAACCGGGTTCGGCAACCGAGTGATGTTCGGTTCGGATCAGATGGTGTGGCCGGAAGCATTGGAAGTGGCAATCCAGTCCATTGAGACAGCCACGTTCCTGACACCGGCTCAGAAGCGAGACATTCTCTACAACAACGCTGCCCGGTTCCTTCGTCTCAGCAGGGAACAAATCGCGCGGCACAACGGCCGGAAGTAA